The following coding sequences lie in one Cupriavidus sp. WKF15 genomic window:
- the ugpB gene encoding sn-glycerol-3-phosphate ABC transporter substrate-binding protein UgpB — MSFSRSVLKIAVLAALAGAGSAQAAVEIQWWHSMEGALNDKVNAIASQFNASQSDYKIVPVYKGQYDESLAAGIAAFRSGNAPAILQVFEVGTATMMNAKGAIKPVATVMREAGEKFDPKAYIPAVAGYYTSNKGEMMSFPFNSSTTVMYYNKDAFKKAGLDPNKPPATWQEVATDSAKLKAAGASCGYTTDWQSWVQLESFSAWHNVLFATENNGFGGPGARLVFNSPLHVKHIANLLDMAQKGYFVYGGRKDEPKAKFIAGQCAMLTGSSAALANIRKNAKFDFTVAPLPYEQGVPGAPQNTIIGGASLWVMGGRKPEEYKGVARFFSYLSRPDVQADWHQSTGYLPVTVAAYELTKKSGYYEKNPGADVAVKQMIVKTTDKSRGIRLGNFPQIRSVIDEELEAVWSGKKQPKEALDAAVARGNELLERFQKTVRE; from the coding sequence ATGTCCTTTTCCCGTAGTGTGCTGAAGATCGCCGTACTGGCCGCCCTGGCCGGGGCTGGCAGTGCCCAGGCAGCGGTCGAGATCCAGTGGTGGCATTCCATGGAAGGCGCCTTGAACGACAAGGTGAATGCCATTGCCAGCCAGTTCAACGCCAGCCAGTCCGACTACAAGATCGTGCCCGTCTACAAGGGCCAGTACGACGAATCGCTGGCGGCCGGCATTGCGGCGTTCCGCTCGGGCAACGCGCCAGCCATCCTGCAGGTGTTTGAAGTGGGCACTGCCACCATGATGAATGCCAAAGGCGCGATCAAGCCGGTGGCTACGGTCATGAGGGAGGCGGGCGAGAAGTTCGATCCCAAGGCCTATATTCCGGCTGTGGCTGGGTACTACACGTCGAACAAGGGCGAGATGATGTCGTTCCCGTTCAACAGTTCGACCACGGTCATGTACTACAACAAGGACGCCTTCAAGAAGGCCGGCCTTGATCCCAACAAGCCACCTGCGACGTGGCAGGAAGTGGCGACCGACTCGGCCAAGCTGAAGGCTGCGGGCGCTTCGTGCGGCTACACCACTGACTGGCAGTCGTGGGTACAGCTTGAGAGTTTCTCGGCCTGGCACAACGTACTGTTCGCCACGGAAAACAATGGCTTCGGGGGGCCGGGTGCGCGCCTGGTGTTCAACTCGCCGTTGCATGTGAAGCACATCGCCAATCTGCTCGACATGGCGCAGAAGGGCTACTTTGTCTACGGTGGCCGCAAGGACGAGCCGAAGGCCAAGTTCATCGCCGGGCAATGCGCGATGCTGACGGGTTCGTCGGCGGCGCTTGCCAATATCCGCAAGAACGCCAAGTTCGACTTCACGGTAGCGCCGTTGCCATACGAGCAGGGCGTGCCGGGCGCACCGCAGAATACGATCATCGGCGGTGCATCGTTGTGGGTGATGGGTGGCCGCAAGCCCGAGGAGTACAAGGGCGTGGCCAGGTTCTTCTCATACCTGTCGCGCCCCGATGTCCAGGCCGACTGGCACCAGTCGACGGGCTACCTGCCGGTGACGGTGGCGGCCTATGAGCTCACCAAGAAGTCCGGCTATTACGAAAAGAACCCGGGCGCGGACGTCGCGGTCAAGCAGATGATCGTCAAGACCACGGACAAGTCGCGCGGCATCCGCCTGGGCAACTTCCCGCAGATCCGCAGCGTGATCGACGAAGAACTCGAGGCGGTCTGGTCGGGCAAGAAGCAACCCAAGGAGGCGCTCGACGCCGCCGTGGCGCGTGGCAACGAACTGCTGGAGCGCTTCCAGAAGACCGTACGCGAATAA
- a CDS encoding DUF4124 domain-containing protein: MARLIKPLHRSSVRLPILVSAALLAAAAWSQLVQAQSSDVYVCVGPNGVPEYRNGSAGKGCKRLNLPDVVTVPGGRTSAPAKAAATSGGAAGGAAATNGFPRVDSATQKSRDSERRTVLEQELQAEDAKLAALRAEYNNGQPERQGNERNYQRYLDRTAGLRDDIARSEANAASLRRELSNLKD, encoded by the coding sequence ATGGCCAGGCTGATCAAGCCGTTGCACCGATCCAGTGTACGACTCCCCATCCTGGTGTCTGCCGCGCTGCTGGCAGCCGCTGCGTGGAGCCAGTTGGTGCAGGCGCAGTCCTCCGATGTCTACGTCTGCGTCGGCCCCAATGGTGTGCCGGAATATCGCAACGGCAGCGCGGGCAAAGGGTGCAAGCGACTGAACCTGCCGGATGTGGTCACAGTGCCGGGCGGACGTACCTCGGCGCCGGCGAAGGCCGCCGCGACATCGGGTGGAGCCGCCGGCGGCGCAGCGGCGACCAACGGCTTTCCGCGCGTGGACAGTGCCACGCAGAAGAGCCGCGACAGCGAACGGCGCACTGTGCTGGAGCAAGAACTGCAGGCTGAGGACGCCAAGCTGGCGGCGCTGCGCGCCGAGTACAACAACGGCCAGCCCGAGCGCCAAGGCAATGAACGGAACTATCAGCGCTACCTGGATCGTACGGCGGGACTGCGCGATGACATCGCCCGCAGCGAGGCCAACGCCGCGTCCCTGCGCCGTGAGCTTTCCAACCTGAAGGACTAG
- the glnL gene encoding nitrogen regulation protein NR(II) yields MRRLIRSVSRRGGGADAAHSDIAGQAQPVNGPDSGQVSPLGTVALHSGLDVVANPVLLVRQPGLRVAYANPAAESTFAVSRKAMAELALPDLFGQSEELQGMIDTVITRQFDVRRQDLVLRPPLQEPIHAHVVIGALEAFGDTVLVEILLNEQKVRSDREERILDLTSANKELIRNLAHEIKNPLGGIRGAAQLLEFELPERALREYTQVIIKESDRLQTLVDRLLEPHRHPHIVSRLNIHEVLERVRSVVLAEFPNGLDIVRDYDASLPELRGDMEQLIQAVLNIVHNAAQALAERIARGDAQIVLRTRVARQVTIAKRLFKLALDLHVIDNGPGIPDDIRERIFYPLVSGRDGGSGLGLTLAQTFVQQHEGLIECESRPGCTDFRILLPLH; encoded by the coding sequence ATGCGTCGCCTGATTCGCAGTGTGTCGCGCAGGGGCGGCGGCGCTGACGCCGCCCATAGCGACATCGCCGGCCAGGCTCAACCGGTCAATGGCCCGGACAGCGGTCAGGTGTCGCCGCTTGGGACCGTAGCCCTGCATTCAGGCCTCGATGTCGTGGCCAATCCCGTTTTGCTGGTCAGGCAGCCGGGCCTGCGCGTGGCCTATGCCAATCCGGCCGCCGAATCGACCTTCGCGGTGTCGCGCAAGGCCATGGCGGAGCTGGCGCTGCCGGACCTGTTCGGACAGTCCGAAGAATTGCAGGGCATGATCGATACGGTGATCACGCGCCAGTTCGACGTGCGGCGCCAGGACCTGGTGCTGCGTCCGCCCCTGCAAGAGCCGATCCATGCGCATGTGGTGATCGGCGCGCTCGAGGCGTTCGGCGATACCGTGCTGGTGGAGATCCTGCTCAACGAGCAGAAGGTCCGCAGCGATCGGGAAGAGCGCATCCTCGACCTGACTTCCGCCAACAAGGAACTGATCCGGAATCTGGCGCACGAGATCAAGAATCCGCTGGGGGGCATCCGCGGCGCGGCGCAGTTGCTGGAATTCGAGCTGCCCGAGCGGGCGCTACGCGAGTACACGCAGGTCATCATCAAGGAGTCGGACCGTCTGCAGACGCTGGTGGACCGGCTCTTGGAGCCGCATCGCCACCCGCATATCGTGTCGAGACTGAATATCCATGAAGTGCTGGAGCGCGTGCGCTCGGTCGTGCTGGCCGAATTTCCCAACGGCCTGGACATCGTGCGCGACTACGACGCCAGCCTGCCCGAGTTGCGCGGCGACATGGAGCAACTGATCCAGGCCGTGCTGAACATCGTTCACAACGCCGCGCAGGCGTTGGCCGAGCGCATTGCTCGCGGCGATGCGCAGATCGTCCTGCGAACCCGCGTCGCGCGCCAGGTCACGATCGCCAAGCGTCTGTTCAAGCTGGCATTGGACTTGCATGTGATCGACAACGGCCCGGGAATTCCCGATGACATCCGCGAACGCATCTTCTATCCGCTGGTATCGGGCAGGGATGGCGGTAGCGGTCTCGGTCTCACACTCGCTCAAACCTTCGTGCAGCAGCACGAGGGCTTGATCGAATGCGAGAGCAGGCCGGGTTGTACCGACTTCCGCATCCTGCTGCCGCTGCACTAG
- a CDS encoding sn-glycerol-3-phosphate import ATP-binding protein UgpC, which produces MAKLSLRNVQKTYAGNVKVVHGIDMEIADGEFIVIVGPSGCGKSTLLRMVAGLETITAGDVHIGDRIVNQLEPAERDIAMVFQNYALYPHMTVYDNMAYGLKIRGMAKVEIGQRVRHAAGILELASLLDRKPRQLSGGQRQRVAMGRAIVREPSVFLFDEPLSNLDAKLRVQMRLELKELHRRLGTTSLYVTHDQVEAMTLADRMMVLNGGRVEQIGTPLEVYTRPASTFVAGFIGSPPMNLVPVVRNGEAGGAQMRVVGKEGDANGGATLGHLPMGLHLPAEALLGLRPEHIEPCAAHDAIAEVDVRVVEALGADSFAYGSLGGQPIVVRLDSHARVRAGDKLPVTSSGDHLHFFDAQTGKRIEA; this is translated from the coding sequence ATGGCAAAACTGTCGCTTCGCAATGTTCAGAAGACCTATGCCGGCAACGTCAAGGTCGTGCACGGTATCGACATGGAGATCGCCGATGGCGAGTTCATCGTGATCGTGGGGCCGTCCGGGTGTGGCAAGTCGACGCTGCTGCGCATGGTGGCAGGGCTGGAGACCATCACCGCCGGCGACGTCCATATTGGCGACAGGATCGTCAACCAGCTGGAACCGGCGGAGCGGGATATCGCCATGGTGTTCCAGAACTACGCGCTCTACCCGCATATGACCGTGTACGACAACATGGCGTACGGGCTCAAGATACGCGGCATGGCCAAGGTCGAGATCGGGCAGCGCGTCAGGCACGCGGCGGGTATCCTGGAACTGGCGTCGCTGCTGGACCGCAAGCCCCGGCAGTTGTCCGGCGGGCAGCGCCAGCGCGTGGCGATGGGGCGTGCCATCGTGCGCGAACCATCGGTGTTCCTGTTCGATGAACCGTTGTCGAACCTCGATGCCAAGCTGCGCGTGCAGATGCGACTGGAACTCAAGGAGCTGCACCGGCGCCTGGGAACCACCAGCTTGTACGTGACGCATGACCAGGTGGAGGCCATGACGCTGGCCGACCGCATGATGGTGCTCAATGGCGGGCGCGTCGAGCAGATCGGCACGCCGCTGGAAGTCTATACCCGCCCGGCGAGCACCTTCGTGGCCGGCTTCATCGGGTCGCCGCCGATGAACCTTGTGCCGGTTGTGCGCAACGGCGAGGCGGGCGGGGCGCAGATGCGAGTCGTCGGCAAGGAGGGGGATGCCAATGGCGGCGCAACGCTGGGTCACCTGCCCATGGGGCTGCATCTGCCAGCGGAGGCGCTGCTGGGCCTGCGGCCGGAGCACATCGAGCCTTGTGCCGCGCATGACGCAATTGCCGAGGTGGACGTGCGCGTGGTCGAGGCCCTGGGCGCTGACTCCTTTGCCTATGGATCGCTGGGCGGGCAGCCTATCGTCGTGCGGCTGGACAGCCATGCCCGGGTGCGCGCCGGCGACAAGCTGCCGGTGACGTCGTCGGGGGACCATCTGCACTTTTTCGATGCCCAGACGGGCAAGCGCATCGAGGCCTGA
- the ltrA gene encoding group II intron reverse transcriptase/maturase, which yields MSMQQALRQKPARAGRARETDGEAGRELARDEAGGPRREPEDTGSALLAAALTRENLKQAFRRVRRNKGAAGVDGLDIDQTARHLVSAWPEIRQQLLKGTYRPSPVRRVTIPKPDGGERELGIATVTDRLIQQALLQVLQPILDPTFSEHSYGFRPGRRAHDAVLAAQSYVQSGRRIVVDVDLEKFFDRVNHDILIDRLQKRIEDPGVIRLVRAYLNSGLMDGGVVLQRYEGTPQGGPLSPLLANVLLDEVDKELECRGHCFVRYADDANVYVRSRRAGERVMALLRRLYGKLRLKVNEAKSAVASAFGRKFLGYSFWVAAGVVKRKVAVKPLLTFKQRIRELTGRSGGRSLRAVVERLQPYVRGWKAYFRLAQTPHVWRKLDEWMRHRLRAIQLKHWRYGTTIYRELRALGAAHATAQRVAANSRCWWRNSDGELNRVLNIAFFDLLGMPRLA from the coding sequence GTGTCGATGCAACAGGCATTGCGTCAGAAGCCCGCGCGAGCGGGGCGAGCGAGGGAAACGGACGGTGAAGCCGGCCGGGAACTCGCTCGTGACGAAGCCGGCGGCCCGCGACGCGAACCGGAGGACACAGGGTCGGCGCTGCTGGCAGCGGCGCTGACGCGAGAGAACCTGAAGCAGGCGTTCAGGCGGGTCCGACGCAACAAGGGTGCCGCTGGCGTAGACGGTCTGGATATTGATCAGACCGCTCGCCATCTGGTGTCGGCGTGGCCGGAGATTCGCCAGCAACTGCTCAAGGGGACGTACCGGCCCAGTCCGGTACGGCGGGTAACGATTCCGAAGCCGGACGGAGGCGAGCGTGAGCTTGGTATCGCGACGGTGACGGATCGGTTGATCCAGCAGGCGCTGTTGCAGGTATTGCAGCCGATTCTGGACCCTACCTTCAGCGAGCATAGCTATGGCTTCCGTCCCGGCAGGCGTGCGCACGACGCGGTGCTAGCCGCACAGTCGTACGTGCAATCGGGTCGGCGAATAGTGGTGGACGTGGACTTGGAAAAATTTTTTGACCGAGTCAACCACGACATCCTGATTGATCGCCTACAGAAGCGCATCGAGGACCCCGGAGTCATCCGGCTGGTCCGGGCGTATCTGAACAGCGGGCTGATGGATGGCGGGGTGGTGCTGCAACGGTACGAGGGCACGCCGCAGGGCGGTCCCCTGTCGCCGTTGCTGGCCAACGTGCTGCTCGATGAGGTGGACAAGGAGTTGGAGTGCCGAGGCCATTGCTTCGTGCGCTACGCCGACGATGCGAACGTGTACGTTCGCAGTCGGAGGGCGGGCGAGCGGGTGATGGCGCTGTTGCGGCGGCTGTACGGCAAGTTGCGCCTGAAGGTCAACGAGGCAAAGAGCGCGGTGGCGAGCGCGTTTGGCCGCAAATTCCTCGGCTACAGCTTCTGGGTAGCCGCAGGAGTGGTCAAGCGCAAGGTGGCCGTTAAGCCGCTGCTGACGTTCAAACAACGCATCCGCGAACTGACCGGTCGCTCAGGCGGCCGGAGTCTACGTGCGGTCGTGGAGCGGCTGCAGCCATATGTACGGGGTTGGAAGGCCTACTTCCGGCTGGCGCAAACACCTCATGTCTGGCGAAAGCTGGACGAATGGATGCGTCATCGGTTGCGCGCGATCCAACTCAAGCATTGGCGCTACGGCACTACGATCTACCGGGAATTGCGGGCGCTGGGGGCTGCGCATGCGACAGCCCAGCGGGTGGCGGCCAACAGCCGCTGCTGGTGGCGCAACAGCGATGGCGAGCTAAACCGCGTGCTGAATATCGCCTTCTTCGACCTACTGGGGATGCCTCGCCTTGCTTAA
- the ugpQ gene encoding glycerophosphodiester phosphodiesterase: MEKQTNGPVSPVSADNWPYPRHIAHRGAGKLAPENTLAAFRLGASFGYRMFEFDVKLTADGKPVLMHDATLDRTTSSSGRLDSLTLGEVAQLDAGGWHSPAYAGEPVPTLAAIARYTRANGYHINIEIKPMPGREVLTGAAIALDALTLWRGAAVPPLLSSFSEEALAAARRVAPELPRALLFDKLPADWLGRLHDLGCAALDANHRVLSESIIADAHAAGFGVLSYTVNDPDRAAQLLAWGLDGLITDAVDLIPPAV, translated from the coding sequence ATGGAAAAGCAAACGAACGGGCCGGTCAGTCCAGTCAGTGCCGATAATTGGCCGTATCCGCGTCATATTGCGCATCGGGGCGCGGGCAAGCTGGCACCGGAAAACACCCTGGCGGCATTTCGGCTCGGCGCCTCTTTCGGCTATCGAATGTTCGAGTTCGACGTCAAGCTGACCGCCGATGGCAAGCCGGTGCTGATGCATGACGCTACCCTGGACCGCACCACCTCCAGCAGTGGCCGCCTCGACAGCCTTACCCTGGGCGAGGTTGCGCAGCTTGATGCCGGCGGCTGGCACAGCCCGGCTTACGCTGGGGAGCCGGTGCCCACGCTGGCCGCCATTGCGCGCTATACCCGGGCCAATGGCTATCACATCAATATCGAGATCAAGCCCATGCCTGGCCGGGAAGTGCTGACGGGTGCAGCGATTGCCCTCGATGCGCTGACATTGTGGCGTGGTGCAGCGGTGCCGCCGTTGCTGTCCTCATTCTCCGAGGAGGCCCTCGCTGCCGCGCGCCGCGTTGCCCCGGAACTGCCGAGGGCGCTGCTGTTCGACAAGCTGCCCGCGGACTGGCTCGGCCGCTTGCACGACCTCGGCTGTGCCGCGCTGGACGCCAACCATCGCGTGCTCAGCGAAAGCATCATCGCCGATGCCCATGCTGCCGGCTTCGGGGTGCTGAGCTACACCGTCAACGATCCCGACCGGGCAGCCCAGCTGCTTGCCTGGGGCCTGGATGGCCTGATCACCGACGCGGTCGATCTCATCCCGCCAGCTGTCTGA
- the ugpA gene encoding sn-glycerol-3-phosphate ABC transporter permease UgpA, protein MEKRVVFRSSWLPYLLVLPQMAVTLIFFFLPAGQALYQSVLQQDAFGIDLQFVGLDNFRALVNDGEYLHSMQVTAVFAVGVTLLGLSVSLLLAYFADRVVRGATGYKTLLIWPYAVAPAVAGVLWMFLFNPTLGVVSYALHAVGMNWNFLLNADQAMVLVVIIAAWKQISYNFLFFLAGLQSIPRSLIEAAAIDGAGPWRRFWSIVFPLLSPTTFFLMVVNVVYAFFDTFAIIDAVTHGGPVNATNTLVYKVYHDGFRGLDIGGSAAQSVVLMGIVIALTVVQFQYVERKVQY, encoded by the coding sequence ATGGAAAAACGGGTTGTCTTCCGCTCATCGTGGCTGCCTTATCTGCTGGTGTTGCCGCAGATGGCGGTCACGCTGATCTTCTTCTTTCTTCCTGCCGGGCAGGCGCTGTACCAGTCGGTGCTGCAGCAGGATGCATTCGGCATCGATCTCCAGTTTGTCGGGCTGGATAATTTCCGCGCGCTGGTGAATGACGGTGAATACCTGCACTCCATGCAGGTCACGGCCGTGTTCGCGGTGGGCGTGACGCTGCTGGGGCTCTCCGTTTCCTTGCTGCTGGCGTACTTTGCCGACCGCGTGGTGCGCGGCGCAACGGGGTACAAGACGCTGCTGATCTGGCCCTATGCGGTGGCACCGGCTGTGGCAGGCGTGCTGTGGATGTTTCTCTTCAATCCCACGTTGGGCGTTGTGTCCTACGCTTTGCACGCCGTCGGCATGAACTGGAATTTCCTGCTCAACGCCGACCAGGCCATGGTGCTGGTGGTGATCATCGCCGCGTGGAAGCAGATCAGCTACAACTTCCTGTTCTTCCTGGCCGGCTTGCAGAGCATTCCCAGATCGCTGATCGAGGCGGCGGCGATCGATGGCGCCGGACCCTGGAGGCGCTTCTGGTCGATCGTGTTTCCGCTGCTGTCGCCGACCACGTTCTTCCTGATGGTGGTGAATGTGGTGTACGCGTTCTTCGACACCTTTGCGATTATCGATGCGGTGACGCATGGGGGGCCGGTCAACGCGACCAATACGCTGGTGTACAAGGTCTACCACGACGGCTTCCGCGGGCTCGATATCGGCGGCTCGGCAGCGCAGTCGGTGGTGCTGATGGGGATCGTGATCGCGTTGACGGTCGTGCAGTTCCAGTACGTGGAACGCAAGGTGCAATACTGA
- the ntrC gene encoding nitrogen regulation protein NR(I), which translates to MKPIWIVDDDQSIRWVLEKALARESLLSRSFTNVRDVLAALEDDVPQVLISDIRMPGGSGLDLLQAIKAKHPGLPVIIMTAYSDLDSAVAAFQGGAFEYLAKPFDVDKAVELIRRALEESLREGELDDRLVDAPEILGQAPAMQDVFRAIGRLSQSNVTVMITGESGTGKELVARALHKHSPRANGPFIALNTAAIPKDLLESELFGHERGAFTGAQTMRRGRFEQAEGGTLFLDEIGDMPFDLQTRLLRVLSDGNFYRVGGHNPLRANVRVIAATHQNLELRVKEGLFREDLFHRLNVIRLRLPPLRERPEDITLLARHFLQKSAKELGVEPKRMSDEALAYVSTLPFPGNVRQLENLCNWLTVMAPAQTIEVKDLPREMIGTGSAEGAPAVHRAAEARSPSAEFAAGHDLSDYGGLATPVAESETLTAVRPVTAPAVSAPASLTAGWENLLAGEARAMLESGQPEVMDALTRRFEKAVLEAALGVTRGRRVEAATRLGIGRNTITRKLQELGFD; encoded by the coding sequence ATGAAGCCGATCTGGATAGTCGACGACGATCAATCAATCCGCTGGGTACTTGAAAAGGCCCTGGCCCGTGAAAGCCTGCTCTCCCGCAGCTTTACCAATGTCCGTGACGTGCTTGCGGCGCTGGAAGACGATGTCCCGCAGGTCCTGATATCGGATATCCGCATGCCGGGCGGATCCGGCCTGGACCTGCTGCAGGCCATCAAGGCCAAGCACCCGGGCCTGCCCGTCATCATCATGACGGCCTATTCGGACCTAGATAGTGCCGTCGCGGCGTTCCAGGGCGGGGCCTTCGAATACCTGGCCAAGCCTTTCGATGTCGACAAGGCCGTCGAGCTGATCCGCCGCGCGCTGGAGGAGAGCCTGCGCGAGGGGGAGCTGGATGACCGGCTCGTCGATGCGCCTGAAATCCTCGGCCAGGCGCCCGCGATGCAGGATGTGTTCCGCGCCATCGGGCGCTTGTCGCAGTCGAACGTGACGGTGATGATCACCGGCGAATCCGGTACCGGCAAGGAACTGGTCGCGCGCGCCCTGCACAAGCACAGCCCGCGCGCGAATGGACCGTTCATTGCGCTGAACACGGCCGCTATTCCGAAGGACCTGCTTGAATCGGAGCTGTTCGGGCACGAACGCGGCGCGTTCACGGGCGCGCAAACCATGCGCCGTGGTCGCTTCGAGCAGGCCGAGGGCGGCACGCTGTTCCTCGACGAAATCGGCGACATGCCGTTCGATCTGCAGACCCGGTTGCTGCGCGTGCTGTCGGATGGAAACTTTTATCGCGTGGGCGGACACAATCCATTGCGTGCCAATGTGCGGGTCATTGCCGCTACGCACCAGAACCTGGAGTTGCGCGTCAAGGAAGGCCTGTTCCGCGAGGACTTGTTCCATCGCCTGAACGTGATCCGGCTGCGGCTGCCGCCGCTGCGCGAGCGGCCGGAAGACATCACGCTGCTGGCCCGGCATTTCCTGCAGAAGAGCGCGAAGGAGCTGGGCGTGGAGCCCAAGCGCATGTCCGACGAGGCGCTGGCCTATGTCAGCACGTTGCCGTTCCCGGGCAATGTGCGCCAGCTCGAGAACCTCTGCAACTGGCTGACCGTGATGGCTCCGGCCCAGACCATCGAGGTCAAGGACCTGCCGCGCGAAATGATCGGGACGGGCAGTGCCGAAGGCGCGCCGGCCGTGCATCGTGCCGCCGAGGCGCGCTCGCCGTCAGCCGAGTTCGCTGCTGGCCATGACCTGTCGGACTACGGCGGCCTGGCCACGCCGGTTGCCGAATCGGAAACCCTGACGGCGGTGCGGCCCGTCACGGCACCCGCAGTCTCCGCGCCGGCTTCCTTGACTGCCGGATGGGAAAACCTGCTGGCCGGCGAGGCGCGCGCGATGCTGGAATCCGGGCAGCCCGAGGTGATGGATGCGCTGACCCGCCGGTTTGAAAAGGCCGTGCTCGAAGCCGCGCTGGGGGTCACGCGTGGCCGCCGCGTGGAAGCCGCCACGCGCCTGGGCATCGGGCGCAACACCATTACGCGCAAGCTGCAGGAGCTGGGCTTCGATTAA
- a CDS encoding HAD-IIB family hydrolase: MQPLRNLPASALRRVRGILTDIDGTLTTGGRLPACAGLALEQLSQAGMHVIPVTGRCIAWAEILVRLWPVDAIIGENGAFYSHLRNGRLLTRFLDDAPIRARNLERIRALGEHILREVPGSALASDQAWHAADLAIDHAEDVAPLPADAVTHIVRLMHDAGMTATVSSIHVNGWFGRHDKLSMSRLCAAELLGEDLDTGRDEWLFIGDSANDASMFAHFPLSVGVANVREILAQLPVAPGYVTEASGGEGFAEMAALLLATRNQSA, from the coding sequence ATGCAACCGTTGCGAAACCTCCCCGCCTCTGCCCTGCGCCGCGTACGCGGCATCCTGACCGACATCGACGGCACCCTTACCACGGGCGGCAGGCTGCCGGCGTGCGCCGGACTGGCGCTGGAACAGCTGTCGCAGGCCGGCATGCATGTCATCCCGGTCACCGGGCGCTGTATCGCGTGGGCCGAGATCCTGGTCCGGCTCTGGCCGGTGGATGCCATCATCGGCGAGAACGGCGCGTTCTATTCCCACCTGCGCAATGGCCGGCTGCTGACGCGCTTCCTCGACGACGCCCCAATCCGCGCCCGCAACCTGGAGCGCATCCGCGCACTGGGCGAGCACATTTTGCGCGAGGTGCCCGGCAGCGCGCTCGCATCCGACCAGGCCTGGCACGCGGCGGACCTGGCCATCGACCATGCGGAAGACGTCGCGCCGCTGCCCGCGGACGCCGTGACCCATATCGTCCGGCTCATGCACGATGCCGGCATGACCGCCACGGTCAGCTCCATCCACGTCAACGGCTGGTTCGGCCGACATGACAAGCTGAGCATGAGCCGGCTGTGCGCCGCCGAACTGCTTGGCGAAGACCTTGACACCGGGCGTGACGAATGGCTGTTCATCGGTGATTCGGCCAATGATGCAAGCATGTTCGCCCATTTCCCGCTTTCGGTCGGCGTGGCCAATGTGCGCGAGATCCTGGCGCAGTTGCCAGTCGCGCCGGGCTACGTGACGGAGGCCAGCGGCGGCGAGGGCTTCGCCGAGATGGCGGCGCTACTGCTTGCCACGCGCAACCAATCGGCATAG
- the ugpE gene encoding sn-glycerol-3-phosphate ABC transporter permease UgpE, giving the protein MVERRPLLDVLSHLVLLLGVGIVAFPVYVTFVASTLTADEVLQAPMTLLPGGHLLENYRTVLVAGVGNAASPVATMMKNSLIMALGIALGKIAISIISAFAIVYFRFPLRKTFFWLIFITLMLPVEVRILPTYKVVSDLGMLDSYFGLTIPIIASATATFLFRQFFLTIPDELAEAARIDGAGPLRFFWDVVLPLSRTSIAALFVIQFIYGWNQYLWPLLITTQKSMTPVVVGVTQMISRSGDAATDWNLVMATVMLAMVPPAVVVLLMQKWFVKGLVETEK; this is encoded by the coding sequence ATGGTGGAACGAAGACCTTTGCTCGATGTGCTTTCCCACTTGGTGCTGCTGCTCGGCGTGGGCATCGTGGCCTTTCCGGTTTATGTGACCTTTGTCGCCTCGACGCTGACGGCGGATGAGGTGTTGCAGGCGCCCATGACCTTGCTGCCGGGTGGCCACTTGCTGGAGAACTACAGGACGGTCCTGGTAGCCGGTGTTGGCAATGCCGCATCGCCCGTGGCCACCATGATGAAGAACAGCCTCATCATGGCGCTCGGCATCGCGCTGGGCAAGATCGCGATCTCCATCATCTCGGCCTTTGCCATCGTCTATTTCCGCTTTCCGTTGCGCAAGACTTTTTTCTGGCTGATCTTCATCACGCTGATGCTGCCGGTGGAGGTTCGCATCCTGCCGACCTACAAGGTGGTATCGGACCTTGGCATGCTGGACAGCTACTTTGGGCTGACGATTCCCATCATCGCGTCAGCGACCGCCACGTTCCTGTTCCGGCAGTTCTTCCTGACCATACCCGATGAGCTGGCCGAAGCGGCACGCATCGACGGAGCGGGGCCCTTGCGCTTCTTCTGGGACGTGGTGCTGCCGCTGTCTCGCACGAGCATCGCGGCACTGTTCGTGATCCAGTTCATTTATGGATGGAACCAGTACCTGTGGCCGCTGCTGATCACCACGCAGAAATCGATGACGCCGGTGGTAGTGGGCGTCACGCAGATGATCTCTCGCTCGGGCGATGCGGCCACGGACTGGAACCTCGTGATGGCCACCGTCATGCTCGCGATGGTCCCGCCGGCGGTCGTCGTCCTGCTGATGCAGAAGTGGTTCGTCAAAGGGTTGGTCGAAACCGAGAAGTGA